The following coding sequences are from one Virgibacillus necropolis window:
- a CDS encoding M20 family metallo-hydrolase, whose amino-acid sequence MDTSKERIQNTLDQFNVIGPTEQGIQRLAYTKEEKRAHELLIELCSQEKMNVRIDEAGNVIARRAGRLPNAPAVAVGSHLDTVYTGGKFDGTAGVVAGLELIRRLNEKDAISENPIELICFAAEESSRFGMSTIGSKAMVGKMTKEEMEKLKDKMGIKFTDAIKSAGLDKQSFLNAKKEKNEYRAFIELHIEQGLELEQSNKKIAIVTGIASPTRLNVVVLGRAAHSGTTSMEMRKDALVAAAQLVLEIEKAAKKEKKYKTVATVGVFDVSPGAMNVVPGMVQLKVDIRGLDNNSKQRVITEIEYQCKSIQRCKDIEIKMETISKEEPVHLDKEIQEQLKWACEDIKVEALLIPSGAGHDAMNMANLCPTGLLFIPSYKGISHNPEEYSDIDDLVTGVDVLERVVTRLAVTKERGVKQ is encoded by the coding sequence ATGGATACATCTAAAGAAAGGATTCAAAATACACTTGATCAATTCAATGTTATCGGCCCCACTGAACAAGGCATTCAAAGACTTGCTTATACAAAAGAAGAAAAACGCGCTCATGAACTTTTAATTGAATTGTGTTCGCAGGAAAAAATGAACGTTCGAATCGATGAGGCTGGGAATGTCATTGCCAGGAGAGCTGGAAGGTTACCAAACGCACCTGCGGTAGCAGTAGGATCTCATTTGGATACGGTTTACACAGGAGGAAAGTTTGATGGAACAGCGGGGGTAGTTGCAGGACTCGAACTCATTCGCCGATTGAATGAAAAGGATGCAATTTCTGAAAACCCTATTGAACTTATTTGTTTTGCGGCTGAAGAGTCTTCACGATTCGGAATGTCTACAATAGGAAGCAAAGCAATGGTTGGTAAAATGACTAAGGAAGAGATGGAAAAGCTTAAAGATAAAATGGGAATTAAATTCACAGATGCAATAAAGAGTGCGGGACTTGATAAACAAAGTTTCCTTAATGCTAAAAAAGAAAAAAATGAATATAGGGCATTTATTGAGCTCCATATTGAACAAGGACTTGAATTAGAACAAAGTAACAAAAAAATTGCTATTGTCACTGGAATCGCTTCCCCAACCAGATTAAATGTAGTTGTGCTAGGTAGGGCTGCTCATTCAGGTACAACTTCAATGGAAATGCGAAAAGATGCATTAGTTGCCGCTGCACAGCTGGTTCTAGAAATTGAAAAGGCCGCTAAAAAGGAAAAGAAATATAAAACAGTAGCAACAGTTGGCGTTTTCGATGTGTCACCAGGGGCCATGAACGTCGTACCTGGAATGGTCCAGTTAAAAGTAGATATTAGAGGACTAGATAACAATTCAAAACAGCGGGTTATCACAGAAATTGAGTATCAGTGCAAATCTATACAAAGGTGTAAAGATATAGAAATAAAAATGGAAACAATCAGCAAAGAGGAGCCTGTTCATTTGGATAAAGAGATTCAAGAACAATTAAAGTGGGCTTGTGAAGATATAAAAGTAGAGGCGTTATTAATTCCAAGTGGAGCTGGTCACGATGCAATGAATATGGCTAATCTTTGTCCAACCGGTTTATTGTTCATTCCATCATATAAAGGAATTAGCCATAATCCTGAGGAATACTCGGATATAGATGACTTGGTTACAGGAGTGGACGTTTTAGAAAGAGTGGTAACTAGACTAGCGGTTACTAAAGAAAGGGGGGTCAAACAATGA
- a CDS encoding PucR family transcriptional regulator, which yields MAITLRKALNIGGLQKCKVIAGEQGLDKLINYVTIMEVPDIVYWLKGEELLLTSLYPIKDDEHAMNNLVKELYDKGTTALAIKTHRFIEQIPGVILKEAEKYQFPIIEIPEDVSYLDILSPVTNVIFDDKVVLQEDLEQAYQLLDEFKLNKWDVIQFTDTLSHLLKNDILIESFVSYLNTLTSENPLEPLTPAQRSELEIIQRPVRITRYRVYDSSPLECIIAPIIMEGQLYGTVTSIGVKKEYLEVDLAVMERSSTILSLEFMRKKATYELEQQYKSDFFRDLLFSQIQNEESMAEKGRLYGFDQEQAYVFLSIQFNLGKKGITSIVNYVNQLEVICAQLDNKAIIGAVQNGLYLLYPTKDKNKKRTKRDIQTIYNELIKSIPKDLYIGVGRPANDITEIREGFKQAKQAVTIGRSIFNEKYVIYYEDLGFYRLLSEINNTVEIKKFYEESIGELIKYDQNHDLELIQTLTTYFNNNESLSQSAKALFIHVNTMKYRLERIKLLTGLDLHKSEEKLVLQIGLKILKFTESDYRFR from the coding sequence ATGGCTATTACGTTACGAAAAGCATTAAATATAGGCGGATTACAAAAGTGTAAGGTAATTGCTGGTGAACAGGGATTAGACAAATTGATTAATTATGTAACAATCATGGAAGTGCCGGATATCGTGTATTGGTTAAAGGGAGAAGAATTATTATTAACCAGTCTATATCCAATAAAAGATGATGAACATGCAATGAACAATTTGGTTAAGGAACTGTATGATAAGGGCACTACTGCACTAGCAATTAAAACACATCGATTCATTGAACAAATTCCAGGAGTTATCTTAAAGGAAGCAGAAAAATATCAATTTCCTATAATAGAGATTCCAGAAGATGTAAGTTATTTAGATATTCTTTCGCCAGTTACGAATGTGATTTTTGATGACAAGGTAGTATTACAAGAAGACCTTGAACAAGCGTATCAGCTCTTAGATGAGTTCAAATTAAATAAGTGGGATGTCATTCAGTTTACAGACACGCTCTCACATTTGTTGAAAAACGATATTCTTATTGAGAGTTTTGTGTCCTATCTTAATACGCTTACATCAGAAAACCCATTAGAACCACTTACTCCTGCTCAAAGGAGTGAACTGGAGATAATTCAGCGCCCAGTAAGGATAACTAGATACAGGGTTTACGATAGTAGCCCTCTAGAATGTATTATAGCTCCTATAATTATGGAAGGGCAATTGTATGGAACGGTTACTAGTATTGGTGTCAAGAAGGAATATTTAGAGGTGGATTTAGCTGTTATGGAGAGATCTTCCACAATATTATCCCTTGAATTTATGAGAAAGAAGGCAACTTATGAATTAGAGCAGCAATACAAAAGTGATTTTTTTAGGGACTTACTTTTTTCGCAAATTCAGAATGAAGAGTCTATGGCGGAAAAAGGGAGACTTTATGGATTTGACCAAGAACAAGCCTATGTATTCCTTTCTATCCAATTTAATTTAGGAAAGAAAGGAATAACATCAATCGTTAATTACGTAAACCAATTAGAGGTTATTTGTGCTCAACTCGATAACAAAGCAATCATTGGAGCGGTTCAAAATGGTCTTTATCTACTTTACCCAACTAAGGATAAAAATAAAAAACGGACAAAAAGGGATATTCAAACCATATACAACGAGTTGATAAAAAGTATCCCTAAAGATTTATATATTGGGGTAGGAAGGCCAGCTAACGATATAACTGAAATTAGAGAAGGATTTAAACAGGCAAAACAAGCGGTAACAATAGGGCGCTCTATTTTTAATGAAAAATATGTTATTTACTATGAAGATTTAGGCTTTTACCGTCTTCTTTCCGAAATCAATAATACAGTAGAAATAAAGAAATTTTATGAGGAGTCAATCGGTGAATTAATTAAATATGATCAAAATCATGATCTTGAACTAATTCAAACTTTAACTACCTATTTCAATAATAATGAATCTTTATCTCAATCTGCTAAAGCCCTTTTTATTCATGTAAATACAATGAAATACCGGTTAGAACGCATTAAATTATTGACGGGGCTTGACTTGCATAAATCGGAAGAAAAGCTAGTTTTACAGATAGGATTGAAAATTCTTAAATTTACCGAAAGTGATTATCGATTTAGATGA
- a CDS encoding TRAP transporter large permease, with the protein MVTFLLVLLLILLFATTPIFVALGLSSFLAVLLMSDIQPMILIQGLFGGIDQFALMALPFFILAANIMDVGGLSKRILRWSSSIVGHITGGVAMTTQVSSMFFGALSGSSPATVIAIGKIMYPELVRKKYDKAFSSGLLASAGAVSLIIPPSITLIIFGSVTGVSVGSLFIAGIGAGAIYGLSSIVYIYFYAKKNKLPKDKRASFKEVVTSTRSALWALLIPVIILGGIYGGIFTPTEAAGVSAIYALFVSVVIYKEMNWKSFYQTLLDSAITTAQVLVLVAAAQVLGWILTRGGVPQQIATFITANIDSAVTFLLLINIVLLVLGMFMEGVAAITILAPLIYPTAISMGIDPVHLGVIVIANLAIGMYTPPFGINIFVTQTITKINMVEMLPGLMKFFAVNIVGLLIITYIPEVSLFLVHLLE; encoded by the coding sequence ATGGTTACTTTTTTATTAGTGTTATTGTTAATCTTACTTTTTGCAACTACCCCTATATTTGTCGCTTTGGGACTCTCATCTTTCTTAGCCGTTCTGCTAATGAGTGATATTCAACCGATGATTTTAATTCAGGGGTTATTTGGGGGAATAGACCAATTTGCTCTAATGGCTTTACCATTTTTTATTTTGGCAGCTAATATTATGGACGTGGGAGGCCTTTCGAAGAGAATCCTTCGTTGGTCTAGTTCCATAGTAGGGCACATTACAGGTGGTGTAGCTATGACAACACAAGTCTCTAGTATGTTTTTTGGAGCTTTATCGGGATCTAGTCCAGCGACTGTAATTGCAATCGGAAAAATAATGTATCCTGAGCTAGTAAGAAAAAAATACGATAAAGCTTTTTCATCGGGTTTACTAGCTTCAGCTGGTGCAGTATCGCTTATTATTCCACCAAGTATTACCCTGATCATCTTTGGCTCTGTAACAGGTGTGTCCGTGGGGAGCCTATTTATTGCTGGAATTGGAGCTGGAGCAATATATGGGCTTTCATCGATTGTTTATATCTATTTTTATGCAAAAAAGAACAAACTCCCCAAAGACAAAAGGGCTTCTTTTAAAGAGGTGGTAACCTCTACTAGAAGTGCACTCTGGGCGCTATTGATACCTGTTATTATTCTTGGCGGCATCTATGGAGGTATTTTTACTCCTACAGAGGCTGCAGGGGTTTCAGCTATATATGCGTTATTTGTCAGTGTAGTTATCTACAAAGAAATGAATTGGAAAAGCTTTTATCAAACATTGTTGGATTCTGCTATTACTACTGCGCAAGTTTTAGTGCTTGTTGCGGCAGCCCAAGTCCTAGGATGGATTCTTACTAGGGGAGGAGTACCGCAGCAAATTGCAACTTTTATTACTGCAAACATTGATTCTGCAGTTACGTTTCTATTGCTCATAAATATTGTTTTACTAGTATTAGGTATGTTTATGGAAGGAGTTGCAGCTATAACGATTTTGGCTCCGCTAATTTATCCAACTGCAATATCAATGGGGATAGACCCTGTACACTTAGGAGTAATTGTTATTGCTAACTTGGCAATTGGTATGTATACTCCTCCATTTGGTATCAATATATTTGTTACACAAACGATTACAAAAATAAATATGGTAGAAATGCTGCCAGGATTAATGAAATTCTTTGCAGTGAATATTGTTGGATTATTGATTATAACCTACATTCCCGAGGTATCATTATTTTTAGTGCACTTACTTGAGTAA
- a CDS encoding TRAP transporter small permease → MKRLIKIEEAVIALGLLFVTVLLFVNIVLRYGFAANTTWAQEFIRYVMIWITFIGAGVCFRKGLHLGVDFLMDLLKGKAKKGLQIFVNLISIAFMLLLIKYGIDMVIFTKGTGQITPSLQVPIFYIYLAIPIGSALSVLHLIFNLIEIFQNKQTFPEKLEE, encoded by the coding sequence ATGAAAAGGCTAATTAAAATTGAGGAAGCAGTAATAGCCCTAGGGCTATTATTTGTAACCGTATTGCTTTTTGTCAATATTGTCCTACGCTACGGTTTTGCTGCTAACACTACTTGGGCACAAGAATTTATTCGCTATGTAATGATATGGATTACCTTTATTGGTGCAGGTGTATGTTTTCGAAAAGGGTTGCACCTAGGTGTAGACTTTTTAATGGATTTACTTAAAGGAAAAGCAAAGAAGGGTTTACAGATTTTTGTAAACTTAATTTCCATAGCCTTTATGTTACTTCTGATTAAGTATGGTATTGATATGGTTATATTTACTAAAGGTACAGGGCAAATAACTCCATCCCTTCAGGTCCCAATCTTTTATATATACTTAGCAATCCCGATAGGATCGGCATTATCGGTTTTACATCTTATCTTTAATTTGATTGAAATTTTTCAAAACAAACAAACGTTTCCAGAAAAACTGGAGGAATAG